Proteins from a single region of Bacteroidota bacterium:
- a CDS encoding T9SS type A sorting domain-containing protein, protein MNIKSKVLFVFALFFCFVNISIKAQSLAWEKLYGLGYGNESSRIDDETFYVCGSGPAGHPAVVMKLNQYGNQIWYREFDNTYTSYANCIVTTDDKGCVIIGNIQSHKAIWKYDTDGNLLWLKNFDGGDDLEKIIKVGASFYAVGGNIVFKFDSNGNLIWTKGFTINARLFIHDIYFEKNSNTLFCAGDFLDQYPVTLGFIGKIDASGNITGQRTYKLLEKTTWYSYLKRYGNGFIVAGITVDSNSFNPRVFFQKINMNCDIEFTKIFPQDSNEWLSGFFVKDDNKLMFSTRSGDANQQQQNKMKFFVTDGDGNITKSNIINSDYTKYINFGMMLNNGYSIFTGYKGNTYYATEFKILVIKLDSSLNFSTVNVSESSSSIAENFSLSQNYPNPFNPNTIINYQIKNSALISLNIYDANGRLIKILENGFKPAGNYTANFSAEGLSSGVYYYSLVVDGVVFDTKKAVILK, encoded by the coding sequence ATGAATATCAAATCAAAGGTACTTTTCGTCTTTGCGTTATTTTTTTGTTTTGTTAACATTTCCATTAAAGCTCAATCATTAGCTTGGGAAAAACTTTATGGTTTGGGTTATGGTAATGAAAGTTCGAGAATAGATGATGAAACTTTCTATGTATGCGGAAGCGGACCTGCGGGACATCCTGCAGTTGTAATGAAATTGAATCAATACGGAAACCAGATATGGTATAGGGAATTTGATAATACATACACAAGTTATGCGAACTGTATTGTTACAACAGATGATAAGGGATGTGTAATTATAGGTAATATTCAGAGCCATAAAGCAATTTGGAAATATGACACTGATGGTAATCTTCTCTGGTTAAAAAATTTCGACGGCGGAGATGATTTGGAGAAAATAATTAAAGTAGGAGCTTCCTTTTATGCTGTAGGAGGAAATATTGTTTTTAAGTTTGATTCGAACGGTAATTTAATTTGGACAAAGGGTTTTACTATTAATGCTCGTTTGTTTATTCATGACATATATTTTGAAAAAAATTCAAATACATTATTCTGTGCGGGAGATTTTCTTGACCAGTATCCTGTTACCCTGGGTTTTATAGGGAAAATTGATGCAAGCGGAAATATAACTGGCCAAAGAACATACAAACTATTAGAAAAGACTACATGGTACAGCTACTTAAAAAGATACGGTAATGGCTTTATTGTCGCAGGTATAACCGTCGATTCAAATTCATTTAATCCGAGAGTTTTCTTTCAAAAAATCAATATGAATTGTGATATAGAGTTTACAAAAATTTTCCCGCAGGATAGTAATGAATGGCTTTCCGGCTTTTTTGTAAAAGATGATAACAAGTTGATGTTTAGTACAAGGTCCGGAGATGCAAATCAGCAGCAACAGAACAAAATGAAATTTTTTGTTACAGATGGAGATGGAAATATTACGAAGTCAAATATTATCAACAGTGATTACACCAAGTATATAAATTTTGGAATGATGTTAAATAATGGTTATAGCATTTTCACAGGATATAAAGGAAACACCTACTATGCTACTGAATTTAAAATTCTTGTTATCAAGCTCGATTCAAGTTTGAATTTCAGTACAGTGAATGTTTCTGAAAGCAGTTCTTCTATAGCAGAGAATTTTTCATTATCACAAAACTACCCAAACCCATTCAACCCAAATACAATAATAAATTATCAAATAAAAAATTCTGCGCTCATTAGCTTAAATATTTACGATGCAAACGGCAGATTGATAAAAATTCTTGAAAATGGATTCAAACCGGCAGGGAACTACACTGCAAACTTCTCCGCCGAGGGACTTTCATCGGGGGTTTATTATTACAGCTTAGTTGTTGACGGAGTTGTATTTGATACAAAAAAGGCAGTGATTTTAAAGTAA
- the groL gene encoding chaperonin GroEL (60 kDa chaperone family; promotes refolding of misfolded polypeptides especially under stressful conditions; forms two stacked rings of heptamers to form a barrel-shaped 14mer; ends can be capped by GroES; misfolded proteins enter the barrel where they are refolded when GroES binds) — protein sequence MASKLITFDADARASLKKGVDTLANAVKVTLGPKGRNVVIDKKFGAPTVTKDGVTVAKEIELEDPIENMGAQMVKEVASKTSDVAGDGTTTATVLAQAIYREGLKFVTSGANPMDLKRGIDKSVEAIVAGLKEISSPIKDSKEIAQVGAISANNDNYIGDLISQAMEKVGKDGVITVEEAKGTDTNVDVVEGMQFDRGYLSPYFVTNPESMEAELEDPYILIYDKKISTMKDLLPILEKSAQSGRSMLIIAEDIDGEALATLVVNKLRGTLKVAAVKAPGFGDRRKAMLEDIATLTKGTVISEEQGYKLENATVAYLGTAKRVVIDKDNTTIVEGAGDAGDIKKRINEIKGQMDKTSSDYDREKLQERLAKLSGGVAVLKIGAATEVEMKEKKARVEDALHATRAAVEEGIVPGGGVALIRVANRLDAIKDDNHDIMLGVAIIRKAIEEPIRQIVANAGMEGSVIVNNVKLKTKKEDVNYGYNAFSDKYEDLVKAGVIDPTKVTRVALENAASVASMLLMTEATIVERPEKDKAPMGMPPGMGGGMGDMY from the coding sequence ATGGCTTCAAAATTAATAACATTCGATGCAGATGCAAGAGCTTCGCTTAAAAAAGGCGTTGACACCTTAGCAAATGCAGTGAAAGTTACATTAGGTCCTAAAGGACGTAATGTAGTTATAGATAAGAAATTCGGCGCACCGACAGTAACAAAAGACGGTGTAACAGTAGCAAAAGAAATCGAATTAGAAGATCCGATTGAAAACATGGGCGCACAGATGGTAAAAGAAGTTGCTTCTAAAACATCAGATGTTGCCGGTGACGGAACAACAACAGCAACCGTGCTTGCTCAAGCAATCTACCGTGAAGGTTTAAAATTCGTAACATCAGGCGCAAACCCGATGGATTTAAAAAGAGGTATAGATAAATCAGTTGAAGCAATCGTTGCAGGACTGAAAGAAATCTCCTCCCCTATTAAAGACAGCAAAGAGATCGCACAGGTTGGCGCAATCTCAGCAAATAACGATAACTACATCGGTGATTTAATTTCACAGGCGATGGAAAAAGTCGGCAAAGACGGCGTTATCACAGTTGAAGAAGCAAAAGGAACAGATACAAATGTTGACGTTGTAGAAGGTATGCAGTTCGATAGAGGTTATTTATCACCTTACTTCGTTACAAATCCGGAATCTATGGAAGCTGAGCTTGAAGATCCGTACATCCTTATCTACGATAAGAAAATTTCTACAATGAAAGACCTTCTTCCGATTCTTGAGAAATCAGCACAGTCAGGCAGAAGCATGTTAATCATTGCAGAAGATATCGACGGTGAAGCTCTTGCAACACTTGTTGTAAATAAATTAAGAGGCACACTTAAAGTTGCTGCTGTTAAAGCTCCGGGCTTTGGCGATAGAAGAAAAGCTATGCTTGAAGATATTGCAACTCTTACAAAGGGTACAGTTATCTCTGAAGAGCAAGGCTACAAACTTGAAAACGCAACAGTTGCTTACCTTGGTACAGCAAAGAGAGTTGTTATCGACAAAGACAATACAACAATAGTTGAAGGCGCAGGCGATGCAGGCGACATCAAAAAAAGAATTAATGAAATAAAAGGACAGATGGATAAAACTTCATCTGACTATGACAGAGAAAAATTACAGGAAAGACTTGCAAAACTTTCAGGCGGCGTTGCTGTATTGAAGATCGGCGCAGCTACAGAAGTTGAAATGAAAGAAAAGAAAGCAAGAGTAGAAGATGCATTGCATGCTACAAGAGCTGCAGTTGAAGAAGGTATCGTTCCCGGCGGCGGAGTTGCTCTTATAAGAGTTGCCAACAGACTCGATGCAATCAAAGACGATAACCACGATATTATGCTCGGTGTTGCAATTATAAGAAAAGCTATCGAAGAGCCTATAAGACAGATCGTTGCTAATGCAGGTATGGAAGGTTCAGTTATCGTTAACAACGTAAAACTGAAAACAAAGAAGGAAGATGTAAACTACGGTTACAATGCTTTCAGCGATAAATATGAAGACTTGGTAAAAGCCGGTGTTATCGATCCGACAAAAGTAACAAGAGTCGCGCTTGAAAACGCTGCTTCAGTTGCTTCTATGTTATTGATGACAGAAGCTACAATCGTAGAGAGACCTGAAAAAGACAAAGCTCCTATGGGAATGCCTCCAGGAATGGGCGGCGGCATGGGTGATATGTATTAA
- the groES gene encoding co-chaperone GroES: MNIKPLHDRVVVKPNAAEEKTASGIIIPDTAKEKPMHGEVVAVGSGKVAEDGKVTPLTLKKGDKVLYGKYSGTEITIEGEEYLIMRESDVYAIV; this comes from the coding sequence ATGAACATTAAACCATTACACGACAGAGTCGTAGTAAAGCCTAATGCTGCAGAAGAAAAAACTGCAAGCGGCATTATCATCCCTGATACTGCAAAAGAAAAACCTATGCACGGTGAAGTTGTTGCAGTAGGTTCAGGCAAAGTAGCTGAAGACGGAAAAGTAACTCCCCTTACATTAAAAAAAGGCGATAAAGTTCTTTACGGCAAGTACTCAGGAACTGAAATCACTATCGAAGGCGAAGAGTATCTCATTATGAGAGAATCTGACGTTTATGCAATCGTCTAA
- a CDS encoding T9SS type A sorting domain-containing protein — translation MKKIIFLFLITAFAAAGFSQDKHAKALTTALEDGNAPTRMFVPPSMTDNVAPPFSIAGADGFWDYVTNGANMQNIAVYGDTVIVAYATCDSTDALGATTRLAYYIVSYNGGTTWDAPLVVSSLPNRSAYPEVHSYISGGQRNVVIAGRKYNGTNGANSRGGAWKDAFFGLGSFSGANVPLEGRDFFGAYQNGNTVGGLFSVPNGTVEDTLFYNKYDASTNSFGTRLRVANPGSAQIGANSRYRMAADQTGNNLVAVWYKDSTGTGFSKMMAATSTNGGTSFNTPFVIQMARGLNSVLAPGDTCGPWFGIDAAFKPGTSTYSVVWSTLFPTATGLSSGDNGGCKILFYSPNINGGVPTIVAGKQNMTIMSDTAQFNNRQALQVGVTPVSHPSIAYSADGSMIYCAFSAFQPGDSADTFTYNDIWYTYSANGGLTWATPTNLTNSHTQDELYPTISLTGNSNTSFNIHYISTKGPGSSSFTDNAPVYRVNQCFQKVAITAVNNISTTVPDKFSLKQNYPNPFNPTTSIRFDVVKSSKMSLNVYDATGKLVQTLLNNEVVPTGTNEVVFDAGKLSTGVYFYTLSSDNFRETKKMMLVK, via the coding sequence TTGAAAAAAATTATTTTTCTATTTTTAATTACAGCATTTGCTGCAGCCGGCTTTAGCCAGGATAAGCATGCAAAAGCTTTAACAACAGCTCTTGAAGACGGAAATGCGCCTACAAGAATGTTTGTTCCGCCTTCCATGACGGATAATGTTGCTCCTCCATTTTCAATTGCCGGTGCTGACGGTTTCTGGGATTACGTTACAAACGGTGCCAATATGCAAAATATAGCTGTGTATGGCGATACCGTTATAGTAGCATATGCAACTTGCGATTCTACAGATGCATTAGGTGCTACAACAAGATTAGCATACTACATTGTAAGTTACAATGGCGGTACAACATGGGATGCTCCGCTTGTTGTTTCATCACTTCCAAACAGAAGTGCATATCCTGAAGTTCATTCATATATTTCAGGTGGTCAAAGAAACGTTGTTATTGCCGGAAGAAAATACAATGGCACAAACGGCGCTAACTCAAGAGGCGGTGCATGGAAAGATGCATTCTTCGGTCTTGGTTCATTCTCAGGGGCAAACGTTCCTTTAGAAGGTAGAGATTTCTTCGGTGCTTACCAAAATGGTAATACTGTAGGCGGTTTATTCAGCGTTCCAAACGGAACGGTTGAAGATACTTTATTCTACAACAAATATGATGCAAGCACAAATTCATTCGGAACAAGATTAAGAGTTGCAAATCCGGGTTCAGCCCAGATTGGAGCTAACTCACGTTACAGAATGGCAGCTGATCAAACAGGAAATAATTTAGTAGCTGTTTGGTATAAAGACTCAACAGGAACCGGTTTCTCTAAAATGATGGCTGCAACATCAACAAACGGCGGTACAAGCTTTAACACTCCATTTGTTATTCAGATGGCAAGAGGTTTAAACTCTGTTCTTGCACCCGGCGATACTTGCGGACCATGGTTCGGTATAGATGCAGCTTTCAAACCCGGCACTTCAACATACAGTGTTGTATGGAGCACATTATTCCCAACTGCAACAGGTCTTTCATCAGGAGATAATGGTGGCTGTAAAATATTATTCTACTCACCAAATATTAATGGTGGAGTTCCAACAATAGTTGCAGGTAAACAAAACATGACCATCATGTCTGATACAGCTCAGTTCAATAACAGACAAGCTCTTCAAGTTGGTGTTACACCTGTATCACATCCTTCTATTGCTTATTCAGCTGATGGTTCTATGATTTATTGTGCATTCTCTGCTTTCCAACCCGGAGACTCAGCAGATACTTTTACATACAATGATATCTGGTACACATATTCTGCAAACGGTGGTTTAACATGGGCAACTCCTACAAATTTAACAAATTCACATACTCAAGACGAATTATATCCAACGATCTCATTAACAGGAAATTCAAATACATCATTTAACATTCACTATATTTCAACAAAAGGACCGGGAAGTTCAAGCTTCACAGATAATGCTCCTGTATACAGAGTAAATCAATGCTTCCAGAAAGTCGCTATAACTGCTGTTAATAATATATCAACAACAGTACCGGATAAGTTCTCATTAAAGCAAAATTATCCAAACCCATTTAATCCTACAACATCTATTAGATTTGACGTAGTTAAATCTTCAAAGATGTCATTAAATGTTTATGATGCAACCGGAAAATTAGTACAGACATTACTTAACAACGAAGTTGTTCCTACAGGAACAAATGAAGTTGTGTTTGATGCTGGTAAATTATCAACTGGTGTTTACTTCTACACCTTATCTTCAGATAATTTCAGAGAAACAAAGAAAATGATGCTCGTAAAATAG
- a CDS encoding histidine phosphatase family protein produces the protein MKTTYYIVRHGETEGNIKLIIQGHSDSPLTEKGLEQAQLISEQLSEIPFHTAYSSDLGRAKQTAEIIIKDREIKLNTTTHLRERCFGTYEMRSYDDLYKHYIEGYELLKKLPHEERRSYKISDDIENDEELWKRFSTFISETSGMNEGKTLLALSHGGYMKALLLELGYGEYEKVLTGRFDNTGYIKLIVEGNQMNVEEVKGFISS, from the coding sequence ATGAAAACTACTTACTACATCGTCCGTCACGGCGAAACTGAAGGAAACATTAAGTTAATAATACAGGGGCACTCAGATTCACCTTTAACAGAAAAAGGACTTGAACAGGCGCAACTGATAAGTGAACAGTTATCTGAAATTCCGTTTCATACTGCATATTCATCCGACCTTGGCAGGGCAAAACAAACAGCCGAAATTATAATTAAAGACAGGGAGATAAAACTTAATACAACAACCCATTTACGTGAAAGATGTTTTGGCACTTACGAAATGCGTTCATATGATGATTTGTATAAACACTATATCGAAGGTTATGAACTTCTTAAAAAGCTTCCACATGAAGAAAGACGCTCATATAAAATTTCAGATGACATAGAAAACGATGAAGAGCTTTGGAAAAGATTCAGTACTTTTATATCTGAAACAAGTGGAATGAATGAAGGTAAGACTTTATTAGCGCTTAGCCATGGAGGGTACATGAAAGCTCTTTTACTTGAGCTTGGCTATGGCGAGTATGAAAAAGTCTTAACAGGTAGATTTGATAATACAGGTTATATCAAATTAATTGTTGAAGGAAATCAGATGAATGTTGAAGAGGTTAAAGGATTCATTAGTTCTTAG
- a CDS encoding TIGR02757 family protein — protein sequence MKKTELKEFLDNLYHKYHKKQSSKDPIWTLHKFKNERDIEIAGLIISSYAYGRVDQINQFTHRFFEAISWNPYEFTINYSEIKDKKRLKGLYYRFNDEKDLSNLILGIQKAVIKYGSLKNLFLQLYNTDEVNITIPLQFFSQSITNNKIYYLLPDISKHSTAKRLNMYMRWMVRKDDIDLGIWSDKISASKLIMPVDTHVYKIAQKLKLVKRKSCDIKFAIELTEKLKEFDANDPVKYDFALCHLGIDGREL from the coding sequence TTGAAAAAAACAGAATTAAAAGAGTTTTTAGATAATCTTTATCATAAATATCATAAAAAGCAGTCATCAAAAGATCCCATTTGGACACTCCATAAGTTCAAAAATGAGCGGGATATTGAGATTGCCGGACTGATTATCTCATCTTATGCCTATGGCAGGGTGGACCAGATAAATCAGTTTACACATCGTTTTTTCGAAGCAATTTCATGGAATCCTTACGAATTTACCATTAATTATTCGGAGATTAAAGACAAAAAGAGACTCAAAGGGCTGTATTATAGATTCAATGACGAAAAAGACCTTTCAAATCTGATTCTTGGAATTCAAAAAGCTGTGATAAAATACGGCTCATTAAAGAATTTATTTTTGCAGTTATACAACACAGATGAAGTAAATATTACTATTCCATTGCAGTTCTTTTCACAGAGCATAACTAACAATAAAATATATTACTTATTGCCTGACATCTCAAAACATTCAACTGCTAAGAGATTGAATATGTACATGCGCTGGATGGTACGTAAAGATGATATTGATTTGGGTATCTGGTCGGATAAAATCAGTGCTTCAAAGCTAATTATGCCCGTCGATACCCATGTTTATAAAATCGCTCAGAAGCTGAAGCTGGTTAAACGGAAATCATGTGATATTAAGTTTGCAATCGAGCTGACTGAAAAGCTAAAAGAATTCGACGCCAATGACCCTGTGAAATATGACTTTGCACTTTGTCATTTAGGAATAGACGGCAGGGAATTATGA
- the miaA gene encoding tRNA (adenosine(37)-N6)-dimethylallyltransferase MiaA: MASKRKVLAIVGPTASGKTKLAIETAKQLEGEVISADSRQNYKHIPVSTATPSIEERQGVKHYFLQELNLTEKFTAGEFGKAGRKRVDEIFDRGVQPIICGGSGLYIRSLIDGFFEEEVHDENVRKNLYQLLKDKGKDFIYNELKEIDKIAASTMLPSNTRRIIRALEVYFASGKKMSELQQQKIEINFRTVQVGLYLERKFLYERINKRVDEMIENGLIDEVERLKSNGYHWQTYNSLNTVGIKEVFGYLEGQLDYKDMVELIKQNTRRYAKRQMTWFKADTRILWLEVTEEKPIEELTHEALYLFKNN, translated from the coding sequence ATGGCATCTAAAAGAAAAGTATTAGCAATAGTAGGGCCTACTGCATCAGGAAAAACAAAACTTGCAATTGAAACCGCAAAACAACTCGAGGGGGAAGTTATTTCCGCCGATTCCAGGCAAAACTACAAGCATATTCCGGTATCCACAGCAACACCATCAATTGAAGAAAGACAGGGAGTTAAACATTATTTTCTGCAGGAATTAAATTTGACAGAAAAGTTTACAGCAGGTGAGTTTGGTAAAGCCGGGCGTAAACGAGTTGATGAAATTTTTGATAGAGGAGTGCAGCCAATAATCTGCGGCGGAAGCGGATTATATATCCGTTCACTTATCGACGGATTTTTTGAAGAGGAAGTGCATGATGAAAATGTAAGAAAAAATCTTTATCAGCTTTTAAAAGATAAAGGCAAAGATTTTATTTATAATGAACTGAAAGAAATTGATAAGATTGCAGCATCAACAATGCTGCCTTCAAATACCAGAAGAATCATACGCGCACTTGAAGTATATTTTGCCAGCGGAAAAAAAATGTCGGAGTTACAGCAGCAGAAAATCGAAATCAATTTCAGAACAGTGCAGGTAGGGTTATATCTAGAAAGAAAATTTTTATATGAAAGAATTAATAAACGTGTAGATGAAATGATTGAAAACGGACTCATAGATGAAGTTGAAAGATTAAAAAGCAACGGATATCACTGGCAGACATATAACTCGCTAAATACAGTGGGAATTAAAGAAGTGTTCGGCTATCTTGAAGGACAGCTTGATTATAAAGATATGGTAGAGCTGATAAAACAGAATACACGCAGATATGCTAAACGACAGATGACATGGTTTAAAGCCGATACCAGAATCCTTTGGCTGGAAGTAACTGAAGAAAAACCAATCGAAGAGCTCACTCATGAGGCATTATATCTCTTCAAAAATAATTAA